From a single Drosophila sulfurigaster albostrigata strain 15112-1811.04 chromosome 3, ASM2355843v2, whole genome shotgun sequence genomic region:
- the LOC133846106 gene encoding uncharacterized protein LOC133846106, producing MLEVMALIYKLPQISARMANMLLLIVVLLQAALPFAQDQSSIFSRGLAKFSNNVYTKLVADNPNDNIIFSPFSIQTCAAMARLGASGRTAAQLDRGLNLISNNAVEIAESFHKVLAAFEKSSVLRIANKIYIKTGYQLRDEFSSLIFKKFLSGVEPIDFTQNEKAAREINSWVEQRTENLIKDLISPSALDADTRLVLINAVHFKGTWAHQFPKIDTRNEKFYLNNDNSIKVPMMKLTKRFRYAELDFLDATALELPYKDSDWSLLILLPNRKTGLPHLERNLRGTQLSQIRKELYSTDVIVKLPKFKSEFKVELKNTFEQLGMSEMFSDKADFSRMITSPEQLKVSKIFHKAVIDVNERGTEAAAATSIVLLPKRGHIKPLKPKKFNADHPFNYYIINKQSTVLFAGKLLNPLILYLWNQLEYLVLEVMALIYKLEQISGHIAKMLLLIQALLQGQDQSNIFSRGLAKFSNNVYTKLVADNPNDNIIFSPFSIQTCAAMARLGASGRTAAQLDRGLNLISNNAVEIAESFHKVLAAFEKSSVLRIANKIYIKTGYQLRDEFSSLIFKKFLSGVEPIDFTQKEKAAREINSWVEQRTENLIKDLISPSDLDENTQLVLINAVHFKGTWAHQFLEFDTRNEKFYLNNDNSIKVPIMTMRERFRYAKLDFLDATALELPYEDSDWCLLILLPNRKTGLPHLERKLRGTQLSQIREKLYLTEVTVKLPKFKSEFKVELKNTFEQLGMSEMFSDNADFSRMITSPEQLKVSKIFHKAVIDVNERGTEAAAATSISSIVLSSNIKPWAKKFYADHPFNYYIINKQSTVLFAGKLLNP from the exons ATGTTAGAGGTGATGGCGTTGATTTATAAACTTCCACAAATCAGTG CCCGTATGGCAAACATGCTGCTCCTCATCGTGGTGCTATTACAGGCTGCTCTGCCCTTCGCCCAAGACCAGTCCAGTATATTCTCCCGTGGCTTGGCTAAATTCTCCAACAACGTGTACACCAAGCTTGTAGCAGACAACCCCAATGACAACATCATTTTCTCACCCTTCTCAATCCAAACCTGTGCAGCCATGGCGCGCTTGGGAGCCAGCGGCAGAACAGCAGCCCAATTGGATCGCGGTCTTAATCTGATTTCCAATAATGCGGTAGAGATTGCCGAGAGTTTCCACAAAGTACTAGCAGCATTCGAAAAAAGTAGCGTTCTTCGCATTGCCAACAAAATCTACATCAAGACTGGCTATCAGCTGAGGGATGAGTTTAGTTCACTAATCTTCAAAAAGTTTCTATCCGGTGTCGAGCCTATAGACTTTACCCAAAATGAAAAGGCTGCACGTGAAATTAATTCCTGGGTGGAACAACGAACCGAAAACCTTATAAAAGATCTGATTTCACCAAGTGCTTTGGATGCAGATACGCGATTGGTGTTGATCAATGCGGTACACTTTAAGGGAACCTGGGCCCATCAATTCCCAAAGATTGACACcagaaatgaaaagttttatttgaaCAATGACAATAGCATCAAAGTACCCATGATGAAATTGACGAAGAGATTCAGATATGCGGAACTAGATTTTCTTGATGCCACTGCACTGGAATTGCCCTACAAGGACTCGGACTGGTCCCTGCTGATTTTGTTGCCTAATAGGAAGACTGGTTTGCCACATCTGGAGAGGAATCTTCGCGGAACTCAGCTTTCCCAAATTAGGAAAGAACTTTACTCGACCGACGTAATTGTGAAACTGCCGAAGTTCAAATCAGAATTCAAGGTGGAATTGAAAAACACTTTTGAGCag CTGGGAATGTCCGAAATGTTCTCGGATAAGGCTGATTTTAGTAGAATGATCACAAGTCCGGAGCAGTTAAAAGTGTCGAAAATCTTTCACAAGGCTGTTATCGACGTTAATGAAAGGGGCACTgaggcagctgcagccacaT CAATTGTACTTCTTCCTAAAAGGGGTCACATAAAACCACTGAAGCCAAAAAAATTCAATGCAGATCATCCATTTAACTACTATATCATCAATAAACAGAGTACTGTGCTCTTTGCTGGAAAGCTACTTAATCCT TTAATTTTGTACTTGTGGAATCAACTTGAGTATTTGGTGTTAGAGGTGATGGCGTTGATTTATAAACTTGAACAAATCAGTG GCCATATAGCAAAAATGCTGCTCCTGATCCAGGCCCTATTACAAGGCCAAGACCAGTCCAATATATTCTCGCGCGGCTTGGCTAAATTCTCCAACAACGTGTACACCAAGCTTGTAGCAGACAACCCCAATGACAACATCATTTTCTCACCCTTCTCAATCCAAACCTGTGCAGCCATGGCGCGCTTGGGAGCCAGCGGCAGAACAGCAGCCCAATTGGATCGCGGTCTTAATCTGATTTCCAATAATGCGGTAGAGATTGCCGAGAGTTTCCACAAAGTACTAGCAGCATTCGAAAAAAGTAGCGTTCTTCGCATTGCCAACAAAATCTACATCAAGACTGGCTATCAGCTGAGGGATGAGTTTAGTTCACTAATCTTCAAAAAGTTTCTATCCGGTGTCGAGCCTATAGACTTTacccaaaaagaaaaggcTGCACGTGAAATTAATTCCTGGGTGGAACAACGAACCGAAAACCTTATAAAAGATCTGATTTCACCAAGTGATTTGGATGAAAATACGCAATTGGTGTTGATCAATGCAGTACACTTTAAGGGAACGTGGGCTCATCAATTCCTAGAGTTTGACACcagaaatgaaaagttttatttgaaCAATGACAATAGCATCAAAGTGCCCATAATGACAATGAGGGAGAGATTCAGATATGCGAAACTAGATTTTCTTGATGCCACTGCACTGGAATTGCCCTACGAAGACTCAGACTGGTGCCTGCTAATTTTGTTGCCTAATAGGAAGACTGGTTTGCCACATCTGGAGAGGAAACTTCGCGGAACTCAGCTTTCTCAAATTAGGGAAAAACTCTACTTGACCGAAGTAACTGTGAAACTGCCAAAGTTCAAATCTGAATTCAAGGTGGAGTTGAAAAACACTTTTGAGCag CTGGGAATGTCCGAAATGTTCTCGGATAATGCTGACTTTAGCAGAATGATCACAAGTCCGGAGCAGTTAAAAGTGTCGAAAATCTTTCACAAGGCTGTTATCGACGTGAATGAAAGGGGCACTgaggcagctgcagccacaT CAATTTCATCTATAGTTCTCTCAAGTAACATAAAACCGTGGGCGAAAAAATTCTATGCAGACCATCCATTCAACTACTATATCATCAATAAACAGAGTACTGTGCTCTTTGCTGGAAAGCTACTTAATCCTTAA
- the LOC133844445 gene encoding serine protease inhibitor 42Dd-like: MALVKKELFSYICKVSQIGARVTNMLLLTLFLLQAPLHFAQDQSSPDSTKTINMVDFSRGLAKFSFRVYNQLIKQKPNQNIIFSPLSIRTGGAMIRMGAKGITRGNLDNGLVLVYKKEAEIPESFHNVLDAFEKSSILRIANRIYIKAGYELKDEFSSIMSKQFLSDVKSINFDRNVEAANQINYWVSLRTNNQIKDIVPPSTLNGDTQLVLINAIHFKGNWVHQFSEKYTRNDAFYLSDSSGIRVPTMNMLKRLKYAELSALDATALELPYKDSDLSLLIVLPNSNTGLPQLEKKLSNIPFSQVTEALYSTDVIVKLPKFKAEFDIELTETFKKLYMNEIFSDKAELSRIIKGSEKLKVSKIIHKAVIEVNERGTEAAKASGIEKVTHTTTRIFNADHPFNYYIVKDHNMIIFAGKLVNPTK, encoded by the exons ATGGCGTTGGTAAAAAAAGAGTTATTCAGTTATATTTGTAAAGTTTCGCAAATCGGTG CCCGTGTGACAAACATGCTGCTCCTGACCCTGTTCCTATTACAGGCACCTCTGCACTTCGCCCAAGACCAGTCTAGTCCAGACAGCACAAAGACCATAAATATGGTTGATTTCTCGCGCGGCTTGGCCAAATTCTCCTTCCGAGTGTACAACCAACTGATCAAGCAGAAACCCAATCAGAACATCATTTTCTCGCCCTTGTCAATTCGAACAGGAGGAGCCATGATCCGGATGGGAGCCAAAGGAATTACAAGAGGGAATTTAGATAACGGCCTTGTACTGGTTTACAAAAAAGAAGCAGAGATTCCCGAGAGTTTTCACAATGTGCTCGACGCTTTCGAGAAGAGTAGCATTCTGCGTATTGCCAACAGGATTTATATCAAGGCTGGCTATGAGCTGAAGGATGAGTTCAGTTCAATAATGTCCAAACAGTTTCTATCCGATGTCAAGTCCATAAACTTTGACAGAAATGTGGAGGCTGCAAACCAAATTAATTACTGGGTCTCACTGCGAACCAACAACCAGATAAAAGATATAGTTCCACCAAGTACATTGAATGGGGATACGCAATTGGTGTTGATCAATGCAATACACTTCAAAGGAAACTGGGTGCATCAATTCTCAGAAAAATACACCAGAAATGATGCTTTCTATTTGAGCGATTCCAGCGGCATCAGAGTACCTACGATGAACATGCTAAAGCGTTTGAAATATGCAGAACTATCTGCACTTGATGCCACTGCACTGGAATTGCCCTACAAAGACTCGGACTTGTCCCTGCTGATCGTGTTGCCTAATAGCAATACCGGTTTACCACAGCTGGAGAAGAAACTTTCGAATATACCGTTTTCTCAAGTTACTGAAGCGCTCTACTCGACGGATGTAATTGTCAAACTGCCGAAGTTCAAGGCCGAATTCGATATAGAGTTGACAGAAACCTTCAAGAag CTATATATGAACGAAATATTTTCGGATAAGGCTGAATTAAGCAGAATAATCAAAGGCTCGGAAAAACTGAAAGTGTCGAAAATCATTCACAAGGCTGTTATCGAAGTGAATGAGAGGGGCACTGAGGCAGCTAAAGCCTCCG GAATAGAAAAAGTTACACATACAACGACACGTATATTTAATGCCGACCATCCATTTAATTATTACATTGTCAAGGATCATAACATGATAATATTTGCTGGAAAGCTTGTAAacccaacaaaataa
- the LOC133844449 gene encoding leukocyte elastase inhibitor-like has product MMNLVKLLRYATFYNLDATALELPYKDSDLSLLIVLPNRKTGLSQLERKLRIIPLSQITEKLYSTDVIVKLPKFKSEYEVELTKTFEQLGMSEMFSNNADFSRMITSPEQLKVSKIIHKAVIDVNERGTEAAAATVTNIYSRAAKHPQEPNRFYADHPFNYYIINKQSIVLFAGKLINP; this is encoded by the exons ATGATGAACTTGGTAAAGCTTTTGAGATATGCAACATTCTATAACCTTGATGCCACTGCACTGGAATTGCCCTACAAAGACTCTGACTTGTCTCTACTGATCGTGTTGCCTAATAGAAAGACAGGTTTGTCACAACTGGAGAGGAAGCTTCGCATTATTCCGCTTAGCCAGATTACGGAAAAGCTATACTCGACCGACGTAATTGTCAAGCTGCCAAAGTTCAAGTCCGAATACGAGGTGGAGTTGACAAAAACTTTTGAGCag CTGGGAATGTCCGAAATGTTCTCGAATAATGCTGATTTTAGTAGAATGATCACAAGTCCGGAGCAGTTAAAAGTGTCGAAAATCATTCACAAGGCTGTTATCGACGTGAATGAAAGGGGCACTgaggcagctgcagccacag TAACAAACATTTATAGCAGAGCTGCCAAGCACCCACAGGAGCCCAATCGATTCTACGCAGACCATCCATTTAACTACTATATCATCAATAAGCAGAGCATTGTGCTCTTTGCTGGGAAGTTAATTAACCCTTAA